The genomic stretch ACAAATTGGAGTCGAACAGAGGATAAGAGCCAACCCAAATCAAGCAATAACCAGTTCATGAACAGAACCAAACACGCCCCACTCAAGTTCTGGTTTGTAATTAATAAAAAAAGCATGTACTGTATAGCACCCGCAATGACAAGTAACATAAACTTTTATAGGCCCGGTGGAACTTGACTGAGAAGAAAAATATAAGAGGTCTTTGATTCTATCATAAATATCTTGAAATTACTTGAGATAACGATTAAATCAAAAGAAATTATGGGAAGTATATTTAAATCATAGAAAATAAACATTACAATTGACCCTTGTTTGCACAAGTCCTGAtttgaaattaataaaaatgaGTATATACTGTATAGCACCGCAATAACAACATAAATTTCTATAGGGCTATTGGAACTTGACTGAAAAGTCAAACATAAAAGGTCTTCCTATCATATATCTTGAAATTACTTGAGATAAAgttttaataaaaaatttatgGAAAGTAAAATATAAAAggttttttttttgaaaaatttgttgATTTATAAATATCAACAACTTATTTACATTAATATAAAAGGTCTTTAATCCTATCATATATTTAAATCATAAGAAATGAACATTATAATTGACCCTCGTTGGCACAAAATCAACTCCCTGTTTCATTGCCATTAGTCTAGAAAGGAATCATAGCCTAGAGATTTTAGGCTGATCCAGAACACGATGTGAAAATAATTGATGCTCAGTTATGCCAAGGTAAAAACTTCCAAGAATGTGAACACAACTTATAAAATACATTCTATTTCAATTTTAAAGCATGATGCCATTTGTGGGGGGTGGAGGGGAATCAAGAAGTACAGCAGTTAACATAATCAGCAACTGGCCAGATGAATACCAAACACGACAGAatacacaaacaaaacaaaaaaacagGTGCTAATAAGGGTTCATGTCATAACAATGTGAATTTTAGTCATTGGCTGCACTTCATTTAGCATTGGAGAAAAAAGTATACTGGGCGAGCATTCAAATCACTAAATAATTATTGCACAAGCACAATGTCTATTAAGTACAGCCAATAAAAAAACTCTAGATACGAAAATGATAATAAAAAATACAACAAACTCCCACTTAAGTTATTTTAAATATCTTGAGTTCTCAGCTGATTGTGTGCCTATAAGAACTGTGCTCATCCAAGAATCAATTGTTACAAACATGTGATGAGAAATTTCCTTGCCCTCTTAATAACATAGAGGCTTAGGTATTTAAAATAAACAGTTCCTTAACTGCAAGACACAACCAAGGAGTCACACAATGTACGggaaaaaaaatcaattttatcAGCTCAGTAGTAGGATTGTCTTGTTAACTTGTCTTTCAAACAGTGCCTACCTCTTTGAAAAACAAGAACAATTATGCCAAAAATGTGGTCTAAACATGAAAATAAACTAAAGAAATGGACAGAAATTACCTTGCATCACAGTCAACTTTGAGGCTTTTTCCCAGTAACAATCTGGGATATGCGGAGACCCCTGCTGAATGCTTCATTGAAAAGTATTCTAGTTTGCATATTTTGAAACCCAGGCAACCATGACAGTAATGCCACAGGGGCCATAACAATGACTCCAAACAATATATCATACAGACGAGCCACCGCAACAACACCACTCCAAATGATAGAAGATTGCAACTGTGATCTGAAAACTTGGGCAATCAATATCAGGCCCCATCCCGTGGGAAGGAACGCCAACAGGCTAGTAAAAATATCCACAAAATTGAATTCCGTGAATTCCAGCAAAGCAACTACCACGAGTATTGCAAGAATTATGACAAGGAACTGGACAAGCCGGTAATAGATGTGCTCTTTCGCCGAATATTTGTTCCGTGCATACACTACCACAACATAAATCCCAGATACAACAACAACGTAGATCCATGATAGCGCGTAAACAGCGAGACTATGATTTCCAGCAGAAATGCCAAGCTGGTAGACAATTCCATACTGGAAAAAGAAGAACCGGAAGTCTAAGATTATTTCAGAAAACTTTCCCCAAATGCCGGTAACCTTTAGATGATCATGCTCTTCGTACCACCACCTTTCCCAGCTCTGTTCAGCTTTAGCAAACACACTTCCATTGTACCAGATCCAGTTCATAAAGTCATCAAAGTCATAAACAGTTTTTAACCAATCAAAGCCAGAAGGATTGAACATAAATGGTGCCAGCACCCATGATGCAACTAAGAACCAACTAGTAATGGTCAGGGCTATATAAACAAACGTGTCAGATGCTACAGGGCTGTGTGTTGCATAAATTACAAGTATTAGCCCTAACTCAATTGCTTTCACAAAATGGCTACGGGAAAAGAGTCTATAAATTTCAGCAAAACACTTATGCTCTACAACAAAACCACGGCCAGTGGCTCGATATTTTGCTCCACCGTGTAGAATAGTCCGGCCAAAAAAATGACTGCGAGTGCCCATAGAGAAGGTGTAGAAAACTGATGAAAGCTGGAGCTGCATTGTCAGAAAGTCCCAGATAGCTTGAAGGAACCCATGCTCAAGGGAATTCTCTATAATCATTGGAAGGGCGGTGAAAATTCCAAGTTGGATGATGAACTGCTGATTTAAGATGGTACCGAGTGCTTTGTTGTTATTGCTGTTACTTTCCATTGATTTCTCAATACCACTGAGGGCAAGATATAGTCGACCCCATAAAAAAGCATATACTGTCAGAACCACCATCATTGTGTTGAAGAAGAACCCCACTGTAGTGTAAAAGAATGACAGCATCCGGAAAAAATCCAGCCTATGACCCAATCTGTACACATCTCTACTGAGAATCTGTTCGCCATTTCCACTGGCAACCTTGGCTTCAAACATTGATACTTGATTCAGACCAACATCCCTTCCCTTTCCAACCTGAATGTATTCATGGTGAGTGACATTACCTCCACGAAGAGTACAATTGAACCCAGCAAAAATGTCCTCACTGATGTTGATCACTCTGGAAGCTTTACTGATACCACCTCGAGTTAAGAACCAAAACCTATCAAACACATCTGGATGGCCGTAATGCATTCTAACTTTCAAAGGATTTGCCAAAACCCTTTGTCCTAAGGTGACGAAACTTGTCTCCTGAGCTGACATGAACCAGGCAAGAGAGGACACAGAGCCAGTAAAAATGTGCTCCCTGACTCCCAAAATTGTTGGTTTCCTGATGCCATAGTAATGCCTGTACTCTTCCAGGAGATTCCTCATTTTAAGTGCCTCCTCAAAGTAGTTATCCTGATTCATGTCAATAGTCTGCACGGCATCTCCGCGGGTGAAGATGATTGCGTGGTTTTGATTTTCAGGTTTTCCTTCCCCGAGCTTCAACGGACCTGGCAATTTCACTCTGTAAATTTCCACCTCCTTCTCCAACTGTTGATCATACTTCACAAGAACGGAGAAATAGTCCTGCTCGTCCCGTCCGGTAGTTTTTTCATCAACATATGCAACTCGAAGGGCCTCATTGTTTTTCATTAGATACAAAATTTCTTCAGCATGAGGGTCCTTTTTTGCTTTCTGAGTTCCATATATCTGGCAAGCAACCACATATGTGAATTTCATTATAGCGGTCCCATACTCATGGCCTTTGAATAACAAACTCACTGAACTGCTTGCTCTACTTAAACTCTTAGAGTAAGGTGACCTTTCAGAGTTGAAACTGTCCAAATTATCTTGCCTCACTGAAACAAGTTCGCGTGAGCCCTCTCGGATGTCCATTTCTGATGCAGAATCCAGAAATGTCAACATCTTGAGGGCCCGATAGTAGTACATCATTCCTCTAACCGTACGCGATAGTGTTTGGCCTCTGTAGGAAGCCCACATCCTCAAATCTCTAAGTTTATCAGTCCACATATCACTGTCTTTCATCATCCCCTCCCGACGCATTCTCTCCACAAAATTCTTCCACTCATCATCATAAATAGTCTGCAAATAGTACAGGGTTGAAACCCCGTCTTCATTCTCAGTTCTGAGTTGTTCTTTGCTGTATGATACATCTTCACTATAATAAGGTGTTAGAACACTGAAAGCCATCATTTTCTCAACTTGGGGGGCATGAGGCATATTCATAAAAAGTGAGTTACTGAAAAAGGCAATCCTCCGTCTTGCCTCTAGATTTATTGGGATGTTTTGCATTGAATCCCTGGAGGTAAGAATTGTGTGCAAGCGCCGAACCTGGCGGTAGAAGTTCTCATTGCTAGTGTCAGGCAACTGAACAGCATTCTGAAAAGGTAGACCTGAAGAAGGATTACGTGGAGCCAAGCCATCATCCTCTAGCTGCTTAGGATTTCTCCTATCCTTGAAAAGGTCTCTGATAGCAATCTCATAAAGGGCCTGAAGGGTATTCACCACTTGGTTAGAATCTTTGACAGTCTTGTTCAATAACTCAACAAGTTTTATCAACTTGCTGTGAAGCTGGGGCAGTGCAGTTGTTTTAAATGTTTTAGTGAATTTCTCAATCTCAAGAGAGTGATCAATTTCCTGAAACAGAACAGCCACAATAGAATGCTCTTCACTATTGGGTTTAATAATCTCAAAAAGCAAGTGCTTGACACTGTCATATGCTTCAATAACAGCACAGCGTCTGTACTCATTGCTGCATATCTTCTTATTAAGCCTCTTATCAGTATCATTAACTAGTTCTTTGGCCTGACTGAGTGCTAGCAGTAACTCGTTGCAGAGAAGAAAACATGGCCAGCGGATAACCCGAACATTCCAAGAGTTCTGTGGCAGCTCCAGCAGCTCAACCTCTCTGTCAGAGATAATATCCTCCTCCCTAAAAGACAAAATTATTTCGTTCCATATCAAAGCAAACTTGTTGGCTTCAACCTGGTTAGACTCGAGCTTCCTATACGGCCGACCAAGCCCATACCTGAGCTTCAACCTGTGGATGGCATCTTTAAACTTGCTCTTCAACGTTCCTCTTGCATTCAACAACTGCTCCTCAGGCATGAGATTAAACTGAATTGCACTGGCAAAAAACTGGAACCTCAATTTTAACTGCTGCATATTTCGAATCTCGCCCAGGTGTGCAAACAACCCCACGGCCGCCCCAACAAAAGAGGAATATATTGAATACCAAATCTGTATATCCATTAGATAAATCAAAACAACTGGAATCCATAATATTCCAGCAGAAAATCGGTTGCTGTGGAAAAACTCAAACCATTCATACTCAACATTCTTGAGGTCCAACATTGCTTTTGTTGGAGCAATCATGGGTTTGATCTGCAAAAAGTAACTGAAGCAAAACTTTGTGGCCAGCACCAAAATCCAGAACAGCGAGTACTTAATGTTATCAAGAAGGCCTTCCCTCAAACCACGACCAACAAAGCTTCTGCTCTGAAACCACCATGATAACATGTAAAAGATCCTCCAATTCGTATTCTCCACAAAATTCCTAATCCAAGGAATTATAAAGAGGCCTACGGCCAGAAGCTCTGGAAGGATGAAGACAAACACGGCCTCCAGAAAATTCAGCACCCGATCATTAGCCGCCTTCGTCCACCTTCTATCACGATTTCTCTGCTCCCAAATCCTCCCATAAAACACTCCGAACACACCAAGCCACGCGGCAGCAACAATACATTTCAGCACCATCCTCACTCCAAGCATCTTTGTCTCCCTGGATACCAACTTAAACTGCATCGCTGCATCAAGCAGAGACTTCAAAAACCTCAAACCACTCCAAGTGAAGAAAATGGtcaaaaccctaacttgcacagtACGGTCCCCCAAAGCCTGCCAAGGATAAGTCTTCTCTTCCCAAGCAACAATTATAGCAGCCTGAAGAAACAATACCAACATAATCCAAAGCCTATCAAAACTCCTGAACAGATTCCAAAACGACCTCTGCTCCACGAACCCAGTTTTACCCACATGCTTCCCTTTACCAACAGTCACAAAAAAGTTGCTGCCAACATCAGGAGGCCATTTAAGCTTCTCAAAACACCTCCTACTCCAAAAATATTCATTGATATCATCATAATTTCTCCATTCATTATGAGGAGCAGTTCCATTTTTACTGTTTTCAACCTCACACTTAATCGTCTCATAAATAGGCTTCACAACATAGTTCAGAAACGCGTTCTCACCGGAAATAGAAGGCATCACTGGCTGTCCCGTGTTGTCGTCAATGTAATCTTCCAAGATTCTATTCAGCTCGTTCGCCATGTTGTGGAAGATGTAGCAGAGGCATTCCGGGACGAACCGCAGATTCGCAGATTCTCCCCAGATGAGGAGGTACAACGACACGTAGAGAAGCTCTCGCCGGAGGTCGACTTCGCCGGATCTGCGGTTGTCGTGGATCCAGAGGTTGGACTTCTTACCAAGGTAAGAGCACCACGAGCCGTAATTCTTGAGGAGCTTTTTACGGAAACGGCGGAGGACAGCAGCATCAAGAGTGTCGATGTTGTCCGGCGGCGGAGTAAGCCGCATCTGAGCATTGGCGAGGTGGAGGACAAGGTGCTCACGCTGATTACGGACGTTATCCTTCTGGAACCCGAAGAAGAGAGCCAACCAGTCGAGCAAGTCCATGTGCGGCCGCCATTGGCCAAACGGAGGACGCCGGAGGTTACCTACGGAGCGAAGTGCTGCGGCGGCTGCACGGACCTCGGGGAAGCGGAGTGATGGATGGTCAGCAAGGAGGTTGTGGACGGGGATGATGTTGTAGGGTTCTTCCTCATGGGGAGGAGTTGAGGCCTGTGGTGAATGACGGTGGCGAAGACTCATAGCATCGGAATCGGAACCCTAAAACGCTGTGATGTAGTGTTGAAGTTGAAAAACTGAGACTAGTGGCAGTTACAGAGAGAGAATTTAGGGGTGGTGGCTAACGTAAAGGGGAAGAAGAAAGAGCGCGTTGGCGCGTTCAACGGAGGattattttttctattttataattataataaaataaataataatatattttattgATTGCCATATAAAGCGATGAATATAGAATATGGTAAAGCAAAATCTCTTCGTTTTTCTTCAccccttttctttttttctttgtaCAGTAGTATTACTGTCTTATTTTTCGTCGCTTTTTCAAATCTCGATAAAGTCAATTTGTAGATCGAGTTTATTTTATTACAAAATAGAGAAGAATCACTTGATGTAGGAAGGTTCAGTTGATTAAATATGCATTGCATCTTGCAAATATACTATTcttttaatttattattttataattttatttgCTTAATTTTgcaaatattttttatttcatcatctCAGCCGAAGTCGCTATGGTTTGATCAGCTTCTAAGGTTACCATAATTACATAGGCTGTTATGAAGGACGCTTATTTGAACAAGTATTTTCTTACATATTTATTCGTGAAAAGAGGTTGAAAAAATAATctttaaaaaaaacaaatttttaCGGCACCATAAAGTATTatctaaaaaaagaaaaagaaaaagaaaataaaataaagtttaCAAATTTATTATTCTAACTTTAAATCTTTATCCGttaaattataatttttaaagaaaaattgtAAATCCTTCTAACTATAATTTTTTAATagaaaaattataaattttttctcaattataattttttgaagaaaaaattACAAATTAATTCTCAATTATAATTGTTGGATGAAAAAATTGCAAATTTTCGTTAACAAATTATTTttgaatgaaaaaataaaaaaaaattcattaaaCACACAACTACTCAATTGTCTAATACATCCGAATGGTTATATTTTattgaaaaaaatataataaaaatataatgGAAATATAATGGAAAGTAAAGAAAATCATTTGTCATCTCAACCAAAGAAAATATAATGGAAAGTAactattaaaaaaaattgattgCTCAAAATGCTAAAATTTAAAGAAGCAAAAAAAATATCATAATAACACATCATCATccataaaaaaaatatatatacacatTGGTGAGATATCCCATTAACTCTCACAACAAACTCAAGAAAATATTCCAAACACAGTTGTTATTAATCTTAAAGATCATAATAATGTCAATGTTATCAACACCAGAAGTCAGAAGGCTAATAAATCACTAAAAGAGACAAAGGAGGATGAAGAGGACTTGATAGAAGTTGATATGAAAGTTTTGGAAAATATTACAGCTACTTAAGAGAAAAATATTCAAGAAGAGTTTGttatacaataaaataaaattgcACAAAAACCTAATATAAGACTTATTTATCCTCAACGGTTGAAGAAGATAGACCAAAACGAGAAGAAAAAAAACCGAGAATTTTTTTTAGATATTCAGAAAGCTTAAATAAACATGCTCTAAAGAACTAGAGAAAATGTTCATATACGCGAGCTAATGAAAGATATAATCTTTAAAAAAAAAAGGACCCTGGGAGATGAGCAAATGATCTTAGCTTATAAGTATAGTGTGATATTACAAGGAATAGAAATTCCTATCAAATGCAAACATTATTACGAAAAAGAGATTTTACCTCTATTGAGAATGGTATTTGCCTCAGTTTGGAGGACGAGGTAACAGATGGTATAGTGGAAAGTACACCACTTTTCACCTCATACCAATGACAAAAGGGAAAAATTAGAAAGTGTGTCGTGTTTCCCCTCGGTTTGACGTGTCAACCGAAGGGAAAAGTTACATTGTTCATGAGTTTGATTCTGAGCAATAACATTTTGTAATAAAGGCGCGCCACTTTTTCCCTCAGTTGGACTTAGAACTAAGGTGAAAACCCAACAATTTCTCTCTGTTGCATTTATTAACCGAGGTGATATATGTTAGGGGAATGGTTTTTACCTCAATTGGGAGTTACAACGAGGGGAAATACCttgtttataaaaataataatttaattgTACATAATTTTTGTTTTAACCTGTATTTTTTAAGCAGGACCTAAATTATATATTTTGTGAAACATAAATAAATGGCACATTTGTGAAACAAAACTATACATACCTTATATACCAAAATGACACACATTCGGTACTAGAGTTTTTCATTATTTACACCAAATCGAAATGGTATGTATATTCTTTTTTTACAACAAAACTAAAACATATACAAATTATTAACCAACAAAAGCAACAACCAACATAAATTAGTTTGCCTGTGAATCAAACAACTCAATGAAACAAGTTGACCAACgttgtcgcatcgcgcgaaaaaccggcgggaaagaagaaacaacagagccgccaccgtgcgttatttatcccgaaagagggaaaggaaacgctcagagtaaacctggaaaagaacatggtctcgcgaccaaagagaatgggttcgggagtcggttatgcgaagggaaggtattagcacccctacacatccgtagtactctacgggatccacgcacaaaaggaaggaatgttggttgctaaacactgctcaaatactcacacacactggctgaaagaaacgaaagagactgactgaaactgaactcggcaggatgtcgcatcctgggcctacttagtctatcaggcatagacatcagagtccaagtagttcggactggggagacgacacatgctcgctaggatatcgcatcctatgcatacgtatcttctcggacgagagaagaatcagagcattcgtagctcggctgacacgcacacaaacaaaacaaaacacaggcaaacgtggagcccgactgccaatcactggacttatgtcagcatccgaacctaaacacacgcaaagaggcaaacgtggagcccaaatgccaatcactggacttacattgacatccgaacctaaacgacacaacagatagatagggagtctgggactcagcctacaactgtcaaacacacaaacagacagacagcaaatgctaaggagtacgaggactcgagcctagcaaaggtcagacgacacacacaaaaagaaagaaaaggcgcccagagagatcagctcaatctcctgcctacatacttcatctggtgtgaagatcagggcgatgtagttcccctacgcagggataaaggactagcctaaccagataacagagggagacacaactctagggagactacgactcgagcctagatgttgtcatgcaaaatcaaccctaagctatggtttctagctaaatggcacaagggccaacctatcctaagtatggctcacaccggaagcaagccacacacacttaacttgcacaggaagcaagccaagcaaaacctaacttgcactggaagcaagtctaaactaatcctaacttgcacaggaagcaagtcaaacaatcctatcttgcacaggaagcaagtcaaacaatcctatcttgcacaggaagcaagtcaaacaatcctatcttgcacaggaagcaagtcaaacaatcctacaagcacagatagcacacgctatacacaaacaagtggctcaaacaagggttaggttttagtcaaggggtcatatcaacctcgacaaacaaacctctggaactgggtgaatcTTGCTCTTAACCctgccattgaggggctaaggtgaagcagatgaaaggatgaagtgaggatgagacctcacagctcttatccctggcctgggagagctcaagacaagaatgtgtgggttcagaaagtgggaacccttctacacatttaaaactgactcaactgtacagttgtacaagatcttgggtttgtatctgaaatgcatcaacacagtggtgtgagcaaaacagaagacacactgaatagtgggggatagattgcatatccctaccttccaccaattgcctcattgaggtctttgactctatgcaaggacaaagttaaacatccacaaacattgcctcttaaggagggcttcagacagttgcctggccaagtaacaggccaggtcttccagactacatgaagtaagagagacatacctcaatgcaaattgcttatacaagcaaagcaaagcaaaagttcacaaggaactaaaagcaactaaagcacctgaaacagtcaagcagatgttagtatgcaacttcaaacaaaacaaacagaaacagacaccaacagttaattggaggcacatggatgtgcaaggcacagggcttaaggcatgtgagccaagccacctacaaaacaaagaggttagacaatgatacttgagcaagcttaatcaaaataattggtctcaatggccatttgatggtcaacctgaaaacacaagctcaaaggtgagtaacaggacctctagggcaagcctagggtcaaaaatgaatgagaaagtccaaacagcaagggtcaagtatcaaaaatcatgttcaaacaattaggaaacacaaccaattggattcacactcatatcaattatcatcatcatttcatgaaccatttaggtcaaaacatggcaaacaggagctcatagaagtcaacagcaagacttgcatcaaaagcaatctaaacattttccaaaaaatcaccaaataaatcatgatcaaacctaacacatagcatggtaagcatgtcaaatttcatcccattcggatgagaggaaggcagtcaatgaaaatcatgaagtcaaaccaaattcaagcatgcacaaagaaggtcaacaagcatggg from Lathyrus oleraceus cultivar Zhongwan6 chromosome 7, CAAS_Psat_ZW6_1.0, whole genome shotgun sequence encodes the following:
- the LOC127106886 gene encoding callose synthase 12 translates to MSLRHRHSPQASTPPHEEEPYNIIPVHNLLADHPSLRFPEVRAAAAALRSVGNLRRPPFGQWRPHMDLLDWLALFFGFQKDNVRNQREHLVLHLANAQMRLTPPPDNIDTLDAAVLRRFRKKLLKNYGSWCSYLGKKSNLWIHDNRRSGEVDLRRELLYVSLYLLIWGESANLRFVPECLCYIFHNMANELNRILEDYIDDNTGQPVMPSISGENAFLNYVVKPIYETIKCEVENSKNGTAPHNEWRNYDDINEYFWSRRCFEKLKWPPDVGSNFFVTVGKGKHVGKTGFVEQRSFWNLFRSFDRLWIMLVLFLQAAIIVAWEEKTYPWQALGDRTVQVRVLTIFFTWSGLRFLKSLLDAAMQFKLVSRETKMLGVRMVLKCIVAAAWLGVFGVFYGRIWEQRNRDRRWTKAANDRVLNFLEAVFVFILPELLAVGLFIIPWIRNFVENTNWRIFYMLSWWFQSRSFVGRGLREGLLDNIKYSLFWILVLATKFCFSYFLQIKPMIAPTKAMLDLKNVEYEWFEFFHSNRFSAGILWIPVVLIYLMDIQIWYSIYSSFVGAAVGLFAHLGEIRNMQQLKLRFQFFASAIQFNLMPEEQLLNARGTLKSKFKDAIHRLKLRYGLGRPYRKLESNQVEANKFALIWNEIILSFREEDIISDREVELLELPQNSWNVRVIRWPCFLLCNELLLALSQAKELVNDTDKRLNKKICSNEYRRCAVIEAYDSVKHLLFEIIKPNSEEHSIVAVLFQEIDHSLEIEKFTKTFKTTALPQLHSKLIKLVELLNKTVKDSNQVVNTLQALYEIAIRDLFKDRRNPKQLEDDGLAPRNPSSGLPFQNAVQLPDTSNENFYRQVRRLHTILTSRDSMQNIPINLEARRRIAFFSNSLFMNMPHAPQVEKMMAFSVLTPYYSEDVSYSKEQLRTENEDGVSTLYYLQTIYDDEWKNFVERMRREGMMKDSDMWTDKLRDLRMWASYRGQTLSRTVRGMMYYYRALKMLTFLDSASEMDIREGSRELVSVRQDNLDSFNSERSPYSKSLSRASSSVSLLFKGHEYGTAIMKFTYVVACQIYGTQKAKKDPHAEEILYLMKNNEALRVAYVDEKTTGRDEQDYFSVLVKYDQQLEKEVEIYRVKLPGPLKLGEGKPENQNHAIIFTRGDAVQTIDMNQDNYFEEALKMRNLLEEYRHYYGIRKPTILGVREHIFTGSVSSLAWFMSAQETSFVTLGQRVLANPLKVRMHYGHPDVFDRFWFLTRGGISKASRVINISEDIFAGFNCTLRGGNVTHHEYIQVGKGRDVGLNQVSMFEAKVASGNGEQILSRDVYRLGHRLDFFRMLSFFYTTVGFFFNTMMVVLTVYAFLWGRLYLALSGIEKSMESNSNNNKALGTILNQQFIIQLGIFTALPMIIENSLEHGFLQAIWDFLTMQLQLSSVFYTFSMGTRSHFFGRTILHGGAKYRATGRGFVVEHKCFAEIYRLFSRSHFVKAIELGLILVIYATHSPVASDTFVYIALTITSWFLVASWVLAPFMFNPSGFDWLKTVYDFDDFMNWIWYNGSVFAKAEQSWERWWYEEHDHLKVTGIWGKFSEIILDFRFFFFQYGIVYQLGISAGNHSLAVYALSWIYVVVVSGIYVVVVYARNKYSAKEHIYYRLVQFLVIILAILVVVALLEFTEFNFVDIFTSLLAFLPTGWGLILIAQVFRSQLQSSIIWSGVVAVARLYDILFGVIVMAPVALLSWLPGFQNMQTRILFNEAFSRGLRISQIVTGKKPQS